Proteins co-encoded in one Halococcoides cellulosivorans genomic window:
- a CDS encoding Na(+)/H(+) antiporter subunit D has translation MAVIELLPPAVVVLAAALVVPWLPRRSAHAVGVIAALAVTLWAWVVPTGVHLETTFLGFEAVFVYVDAVSRLMGLIFGFIAAVAVIYSSATDAGSRQTGFALAYVGTSLGAVFAGDWLTMLFFWELMAITSTLLVWDDGGRAVRAGFRYALLHGLGGSLFMAAIVAHYVEAGTFLFGATGGPIAGITPGLPAALAALGIGVNVGFIGLHAWLPDTYPRPHVAASVFLCVFTTKTGVYGMLRAFPEGQVWIAYMGGVMAVFGASMALLQNDMRRLLSYHIQSQVGYMVAGVGIGTALAQAGAMAHVFNNILYKGLLFMTAGVIVYHTGREHLKKLGGLAREMPVTAVAFAIAALSIAGFPGFNGFVSKGIVIAGSHYDFSGVAAIEALAVGDRTTLEWLLLIGGVGTFLSFIKFGYYAFLHGEYDGSVTPATPLQRVAMIAVAALCVFFGVVDGALFTLLPVDVTSDAVSHVYETYTTSHIVEGLALAAIGLVGFIVLKRPLERIGGQVPDVDRLYNPALFYGTRAVVVGVTELYAAVDRAVVTGGRVGTRLVVRPDAVIADRTNREIDLEAGIGASVALVTVVLAGVLLALFL, from the coding sequence ATGGCTGTGATCGAACTCCTCCCGCCCGCGGTGGTCGTGCTCGCGGCCGCGCTCGTCGTCCCCTGGCTTCCGCGTCGGTCGGCTCACGCCGTCGGCGTGATCGCTGCGCTCGCGGTGACGCTCTGGGCCTGGGTCGTCCCGACGGGCGTCCACCTCGAAACGACGTTTTTGGGCTTCGAGGCCGTGTTCGTCTACGTCGATGCGGTCTCGCGGCTGATGGGACTGATCTTCGGGTTCATCGCCGCCGTCGCCGTCATCTACTCGTCTGCCACCGACGCCGGATCGCGCCAGACCGGGTTCGCGCTGGCGTACGTCGGCACCAGCCTCGGCGCGGTGTTCGCGGGCGACTGGCTCACGATGCTCTTCTTCTGGGAGTTGATGGCGATCACGAGCACGCTGCTCGTCTGGGACGACGGCGGGCGGGCGGTCCGGGCGGGATTCCGGTACGCCCTGCTCCACGGCCTCGGCGGCAGTCTGTTCATGGCTGCGATCGTCGCCCACTACGTCGAGGCTGGCACGTTCCTGTTCGGGGCAACCGGCGGGCCCATCGCTGGCATCACGCCGGGCTTGCCCGCGGCGCTCGCGGCGCTGGGCATCGGCGTCAACGTCGGCTTTATCGGCCTGCACGCCTGGCTGCCCGACACCTACCCGCGCCCGCACGTCGCGGCGAGCGTGTTCCTCTGTGTGTTCACCACGAAGACCGGCGTCTACGGCATGCTCCGGGCGTTCCCCGAGGGCCAGGTCTGGATCGCGTACATGGGCGGGGTGATGGCCGTCTTCGGCGCGAGCATGGCGCTGTTGCAAAACGACATGCGCCGCCTGCTCAGCTATCACATCCAGTCCCAGGTGGGCTACATGGTCGCCGGCGTCGGCATCGGGACCGCGCTCGCCCAGGCCGGCGCGATGGCCCACGTGTTCAATAACATCCTCTACAAGGGCCTCCTGTTCATGACTGCGGGTGTAATCGTCTATCACACCGGGCGCGAGCACCTCAAGAAACTCGGTGGCCTCGCTCGCGAGATGCCCGTGACGGCCGTCGCGTTCGCGATCGCCGCGCTCTCGATCGCGGGCTTTCCGGGCTTCAACGGCTTCGTCAGCAAGGGCATCGTCATCGCAGGCAGTCACTACGACTTTTCGGGGGTCGCCGCCATCGAGGCGCTCGCCGTCGGCGACCGCACGACCCTGGAGTGGCTCTTGCTGATCGGTGGCGTCGGAACCTTCCTCTCCTTCATCAAGTTCGGTTACTACGCCTTCCTCCACGGCGAGTACGACGGGTCGGTCACGCCAGCGACGCCCCTCCAGCGCGTCGCGATGATCGCGGTCGCCGCGCTGTGTGTGTTCTTCGGCGTCGTCGACGGCGCGCTGTTCACGCTGCTGCCCGTCGACGTGACGAGCGACGCGGTCTCGCACGTCTACGAGACCTACACGACGAGCCACATCGTCGAGGGCCTCGCGCTCGCGGCGATCGGTCTCGTGGGCTTTATCGTCCTCAAACGCCCGCTCGAACGGATCGGTGGGCAGGTCCCCGACGTGGATCGACTGTACAATCCCGCGCTGTTCTACGGGACGCGCGCGGTCGTCGTCGGCGTGACCGAACTGTACGCCGCGGTCGATCGGGCGGTCGTCACGGGCGGACGGGTCGGCACGCGCCTCGTCGTCCGGCCCGACGCCGTCATCGCCGACCGAACGAATCGCGAGATCGACCTCGAAGCGGGGATCGGTGCGAGCGTCGCGCTCGTCACGGTCGTGCTCGCGGGCGTCCTCCTCGCGCTGTTCTTATAA
- the coaBC gene encoding bifunctional phosphopantothenoylcysteine decarboxylase/phosphopantothenate--cysteine ligase CoaBC: protein MLDGVNVVLGVTGSIAAVTTVELAHELRRRGAAVRAVTTPAATDIVHPWALDFATGQETVTEIGGAVEHVHFFGEDPWGDVFVIAPATANTVGKIAAAIDDTPVTTVATTALGAGTPVVIAPAMHRPMYDHPGVEAALDTLDAWGVDLVQPRFEEEKAKIATEDAIVAATARAAGDRPLAGQRIVVTSGATIESIDQIRTLSNRSSGRTGREVARACAVRGANVTLLHDGPDVPLVESVTVESAAEMHDAALEACADADAFVSAAAIADYTVATHDGKIPSGQSDLTLDLEPTPKVLDGVREANPGLPIVGFKLEDSADEAALIAAARDQIDRVGCAFVVANAADAAGGATTDALLVDRDDAVSIVGSKAVLGRAIAERLVEEL from the coding sequence ATGCTCGACGGGGTCAACGTCGTCCTCGGCGTCACGGGATCGATCGCGGCGGTCACAACCGTCGAACTCGCTCACGAGTTGCGCCGTCGCGGGGCCGCGGTCCGGGCGGTCACCACGCCGGCGGCGACCGACATCGTCCACCCGTGGGCGCTCGATTTCGCGACGGGCCAGGAGACCGTCACGGAGATCGGTGGCGCGGTCGAACACGTCCACTTCTTCGGTGAGGATCCCTGGGGCGACGTCTTCGTGATCGCGCCCGCGACGGCGAACACGGTCGGAAAGATCGCCGCTGCGATCGACGACACGCCGGTCACGACCGTCGCGACGACCGCACTCGGCGCGGGCACCCCGGTCGTGATCGCGCCCGCGATGCACCGCCCGATGTACGACCACCCGGGCGTCGAGGCCGCCCTGGACACGCTCGACGCGTGGGGTGTCGATCTCGTCCAGCCCAGATTCGAGGAAGAAAAGGCCAAGATCGCGACCGAAGACGCGATCGTCGCCGCGACCGCCCGGGCCGCTGGCGACCGACCGCTCGCGGGCCAGCGGATCGTCGTCACGTCGGGCGCGACCATCGAGTCGATCGATCAGATCCGGACGCTCTCGAACCGGTCGAGCGGTCGGACCGGCCGCGAAGTCGCCCGCGCCTGTGCCGTCCGCGGGGCGAACGTGACCCTGCTCCACGACGGGCCCGACGTTCCCCTGGTCGAGTCAGTCACCGTCGAGAGTGCGGCGGAGATGCACGACGCCGCCCTGGAGGCGTGCGCGGACGCCGACGCGTTCGTCTCCGCGGCGGCGATCGCAGATTACACCGTCGCGACCCACGACGGCAAGATCCCGTCGGGGCAAAGCGATCTCACGCTCGATCTCGAACCGACGCCGAAGGTGCTCGACGGCGTTCGCGAGGCCAACCCAGGCCTGCCGATCGTCGGGTTCAAACTCGAAGACTCGGCCGACGAGGCCGCCCTGATCGCGGCCGCGCGCGACCAGATCGACCGCGTCGGATGCGCGTTCGTCGTCGCGAACGCCGCCGACGCCGCGGGCGGTGCGACGACCGACGCACTCCTGGTCGATCGCGACGACGCGGTCTCGATTGTGGGGTCGAAAGCCGTGCTGGGGAGGGCGATTGCCGAGCGCCTGGTCGAGGAGTTATAA
- a CDS encoding proton-conducting transporter transmembrane domain-containing protein yields MTDLPALVVAVPLLGAVLTAAAGLIRSRTGWPIALLTALVQTVAALALARLTLDGPVRYVVGGYTAPYGIELVVDLLGASMVVLIAVVTLGVVAVARSLGPRSNTFFATVLLLVVGLTGMSVTGDVFNLYVFLEITGLSAYALVAAGEEGRSAVAALKYLIVGTVGASLYLLGIGYAYVATGTLNMAHLADELAVIGYDATLVQAAFGLMVVGLFVKVAVFPIHTWQPTAYAGAPDTVSALISALVSTVAAYALIRIVFTVFTVEFLVTNPAARAVLLAASAASIVAGSVLAVRQTEIKRLLAYSSVSQYGLVVGAIAVATPTALTGAAIHLVGHAVMKGALFLVAGLIATATGVRRIDDLDGLVDRTPVGAATFGVLALAMVGVPPAIGFVGKWFVALGAIEGGAWGLAVVIFASTLLTLAYFLRALERVFVRDAPSKERDPVPWVHRVTVVVAAVAVIALTLGAVEYAALIEPTIGRLLA; encoded by the coding sequence ATGACTGACCTGCCCGCGCTCGTCGTCGCCGTGCCCCTCCTCGGTGCCGTTCTCACCGCCGCGGCGGGACTGATCCGCTCGCGCACGGGGTGGCCGATCGCGCTCCTGACCGCGCTCGTCCAGACCGTCGCCGCACTCGCACTCGCGCGCCTGACGCTGGACGGTCCGGTCCGGTACGTCGTCGGCGGCTACACCGCGCCCTACGGCATCGAACTCGTCGTCGATCTGCTCGGGGCGTCGATGGTCGTCCTGATCGCCGTCGTCACGCTCGGCGTCGTCGCCGTCGCGCGATCGCTCGGCCCCCGCTCGAACACGTTTTTCGCGACCGTCCTCCTCCTGGTCGTCGGGCTGACGGGGATGAGCGTCACCGGCGACGTGTTCAACCTCTACGTCTTTTTGGAGATCACCGGGCTCTCGGCGTACGCACTGGTCGCCGCGGGCGAGGAGGGTCGCTCGGCGGTCGCAGCACTCAAATACCTGATCGTCGGGACCGTCGGGGCCTCACTCTATCTCCTCGGGATCGGCTACGCCTACGTCGCGACGGGGACGCTCAACATGGCTCACCTCGCCGACGAACTCGCGGTGATCGGGTACGACGCGACGCTCGTCCAGGCCGCGTTCGGGTTGATGGTCGTCGGCCTGTTCGTCAAGGTCGCGGTGTTCCCGATCCACACCTGGCAGCCGACCGCCTACGCCGGCGCGCCCGACACCGTGAGCGCGCTCATCTCGGCGCTGGTCTCGACGGTCGCGGCGTACGCGCTGATCCGGATCGTCTTCACCGTGTTCACCGTCGAGTTTCTGGTCACGAATCCCGCCGCACGCGCGGTCTTGCTCGCGGCCAGCGCGGCGAGCATCGTCGCGGGGAGCGTCCTCGCGGTCCGCCAGACCGAGATCAAGCGCCTGCTCGCGTACTCGTCGGTCTCCCAGTACGGCCTCGTCGTCGGTGCGATCGCCGTCGCGACGCCGACCGCGCTCACCGGCGCGGCGATCCACCTCGTCGGCCACGCGGTCATGAAAGGCGCGCTCTTTCTGGTCGCCGGCCTGATCGCGACCGCGACGGGCGTCCGCCGGATCGACGACCTCGACGGCCTCGTCGATCGCACACCGGTCGGCGCGGCGACGTTCGGCGTGCTCGCGCTCGCGATGGTGGGCGTCCCGCCCGCCATCGGCTTCGTCGGCAAGTGGTTCGTCGCGCTCGGTGCGATCGAGGGCGGGGCGTGGGGCCTGGCGGTCGTCATCTTCGCGAGCACGCTGTTGACACTCGCCTACTTCCTCCGGGCGCTCGAACGCGTCTTCGTCCGTGACGCGCCCAGCAAAGAACGCGACCCCGTCCCGTGGGTCCACCGGGTCACCGTCGTCGTCGCGGCCGTCGCCGTGATCGCACTCACACTGGGGGCCGTCGAGTACGCCGCCCTCATCGAACCGACGATCGGGAGGCTCCTGGCATGA
- a CDS encoding proton-conducting transporter transmembrane domain-containing protein — protein sequence MIELRPLLAVLVPLIAVVPILASRRRPNVREAWTLGTAVTTFGVVASMVPGVLAGQIYVTSLGAVVPGVDFALRADALGVLFAALASLLWIATSLYSIGYMRGLDEHSQTRYFAAFAGSIAAAMGVAFAANLLVLFVFYELLTVATYPLVVHDETEEARAAGRKYLAYTFGGGVAVLAGTILVSSLAGTVAFTPGGIDGLGGDPVLARAAFTLLAAGFGVKAALMPVHSWLPDAMVAPTPVSGLLHAVAVVKSGVFGISRVVLDVFGPETVRDLGMGLPLAAVAAITLVTASVIALRQDNLKRRLAYSTISQLSYIVLGLGVLGPAALAGGLLHIPAHAFMKLTLFFCAGAIHVETHTDDISQMAGIGKRMPGTMAAFGVAALGMAGIPLLAGFVSKWYLMIGTLDAGHLVFTGALVLSGVLNVAYFWPIVYRAFFESAESSDATPLLEHALGGRFATDGGTTGTADGGHEHHDDGDDHDDHHVDGEDSDDHDADAHHGGPPAGGWQRYSPREETTWFMLGPILAVAAGAVVLGIAPGHAVFLELVRAVVTAVTGGWL from the coding sequence ATGATCGAACTCAGACCGCTGCTCGCCGTCCTCGTCCCGCTGATCGCCGTCGTACCGATCCTCGCGAGTCGCCGCCGCCCGAACGTCCGGGAGGCCTGGACGCTCGGCACCGCCGTCACGACGTTCGGCGTCGTCGCGAGCATGGTCCCGGGCGTGCTCGCCGGCCAGATCTACGTCACCTCGCTGGGCGCGGTCGTTCCCGGGGTCGACTTTGCGCTCCGGGCGGACGCGCTGGGCGTCCTGTTCGCGGCGCTCGCGAGTCTGCTCTGGATCGCGACCAGCCTTTACAGCATCGGCTACATGCGTGGGCTGGACGAACACAGTCAGACACGGTATTTCGCGGCGTTCGCGGGCAGTATCGCCGCCGCGATGGGCGTCGCGTTCGCGGCGAACCTGCTCGTTCTGTTCGTGTTCTACGAACTGCTGACCGTCGCGACCTACCCGCTGGTCGTCCACGACGAGACCGAGGAAGCGCGCGCGGCCGGCCGGAAGTATCTCGCCTACACCTTCGGCGGCGGTGTCGCCGTGCTCGCGGGGACGATCCTCGTCTCCTCGCTCGCCGGGACGGTCGCCTTTACCCCGGGCGGGATCGACGGCCTGGGCGGGGACCCGGTGCTCGCGCGGGCCGCGTTCACCCTCCTCGCGGCGGGCTTCGGCGTGAAGGCCGCGCTGATGCCCGTCCACTCCTGGCTGCCCGACGCGATGGTCGCGCCGACGCCCGTCTCGGGACTGCTCCACGCCGTCGCGGTCGTCAAAAGCGGCGTGTTCGGCATCTCGCGGGTCGTCCTCGACGTGTTCGGCCCCGAGACCGTCCGCGACCTCGGGATGGGGCTGCCGCTCGCGGCCGTCGCGGCGATCACGCTGGTGACCGCGAGCGTGATCGCGCTCCGCCAGGACAACCTCAAACGCCGGTTGGCGTACTCGACGATCAGCCAGCTCTCGTACATCGTGCTCGGCCTGGGCGTGCTCGGACCGGCGGCGCTGGCGGGTGGCCTGCTCCACATCCCCGCGCACGCGTTCATGAAGCTCACGCTGTTTTTCTGTGCCGGCGCGATCCACGTCGAGACCCACACCGACGACATCAGCCAGATGGCGGGCATCGGCAAACGCATGCCGGGAACGATGGCGGCGTTCGGCGTCGCCGCGCTCGGCATGGCGGGCATCCCGCTGCTCGCGGGCTTCGTCAGCAAGTGGTATCTCATGATCGGGACGCTCGACGCCGGGCATCTCGTGTTCACGGGCGCGCTCGTGCTGTCGGGCGTGCTCAACGTCGCGTACTTCTGGCCGATCGTCTACCGGGCCTTTTTCGAGTCCGCAGAATCGAGCGACGCGACGCCGCTGCTCGAACACGCGCTGGGCGGCCGGTTCGCGACCGACGGCGGAACGACGGGCACGGCCGACGGAGGTCACGAACACCACGACGACGGCGACGACCACGACGATCACCACGTTGACGGTGAAGATAGCGACGACCACGACGCCGACGCCCACCACGGCGGCCCGCCCGCCGGTGGGTGGCAGCGCTATTCCCCGCGTGAGGAGACGACGTGGTTCATGCTCGGGCCGATCCTCGCGGTCGCGGCCGGCGCGGTCGTCCTCGGGATCGCACCGGGCCACGCCGTCTTCCTCGAGTTGGTCCGTGCAGTCGTCACTGCGGTCACGGGGGGATGGCTGTGA